Sequence from the Helianthus annuus cultivar XRQ/B chromosome 13, HanXRQr2.0-SUNRISE, whole genome shotgun sequence genome:
TCACACATCTTTTGTAGAAGGCAAACaccatatatatacacacacacacattacaGGTGCTCGTTCGATGCGGCATGCAACATATACGAGTAATCATGTACCATGTTAATATTTTCTTTTTGAATTATAAAAAAGCTAGAGCAATACCATACTTAAATTTAAGAGAATAAAATGCTCGTTTTTATGATATTATCtttaaaattattaaaatatGAAAAAGGTTTGACCGTTTGAAAATCGTGAGAAAGTTTGTTTAAAAGTCAACAATATGTTTTAAAATTTGTAATTActaaactattattattattattattattattattattattattcactattaaatgtaaaattacatttctCCTCCACCTTAGATGTATCTACATATACCAttgatttcattttttttttttttgtgttatatagTATTCGATACTCAATTTCATATGTATTTTACGTGTCTTGCAATCGATTGACATTGATTCGCCGGATAGTTTCAAAGAGTTACACTAGTAAAGTTATTTTGAGTCCAACACCAACCATGAGTTGTTCTAACCAAATATATCATGTGTTTATGCAGGAAATATCATTTCAATCACATTATTCTTGTCAGTTGTGTAAGATTTTCATTAGCTAAAAATATTGTCAATTTATATATCTTTTCTgtaattttagtttttaaaatgATGAACGGCATTATAAGTTTTTAATTCATGAATTAAAAGTTTAAGctttttttagtttttctttttaacttttcatATTGAGATATaagattaatatttaattttaggcCAACGTTTTTCCGCATATGGAAGAAAGGAAGTGTGGAACAATATTCACCGATTCCATATTTGGCTTCTTTCTTCAACTGTGGATTATGGGTGTTATACGGCATGCCATTTGTCCAACCACATAGCCTGCTCGTGGCCACTACCAATGGAGCCGGGGTTGTGATCGAGTTCGGCTACTTGGTCATCTTTCTCATGTATTCTGACCCTAGAAAGAGGGTTAGGGTTGCGTTGATAATGTTACTTGAGATTTTAGTCGTTGGTGGGCTCGTTCTTTTGGTGCTAACCTTAGTGCACACAACAAAAAAGCGATCAAGTATTGTTGGGAGCATAAGCATTGCGGCTAATGTCTTTATGTACGCTTCACCATTGTCTGTCATGGTAAGTCATGTTGGTGATTTTAGTGTCATAAATTCATTTTAGAATGTTAGGATTTACTAAAGACCAAAGGACACTCCAAATAAGCTTCATTATAGGTTTAGGAGATACGGAGTGCACACTCTTTTAAGACTAATCTGCTTTCCGGCTTCGGTGAATAACAAGGTTTACAAACCGCTGGCCAATATCAACCAACGCATAAGATCACACCAACCCATTTTCCCACCAAACTAGTATACTGATTAATGAAGTTTGTCGCTTAGAAAACGACGTGGTGATTCCATGCTTATTAAAACACAATTTTGGTGTATTTTGGGCGACAAACATACTCGTTTTTTCTATATTGTATTATCGACTGATATTTAAAAAAACTTATCAAAATACTTCAGTCTGAAAGTGCTTGTATGATTCATAAAGAATTTCTAGAAAATTCCCTACAAGTCGTATATATTATCAACCATTTAAAACTTGATAATCGAATGAAAACTagtttcaaattttgaaattaaTCGGTTTAAGGTTTCTTCAAAACTCCTACTTATACACCAATAACAAACCTATTCAAGCCTACTTTGCTATGATGTCATTAATTAAGGTTTATTGGTTTCAATAAACCATCTTGCACTCTTGCTTGTTACATTGACTAATTGGTGATCTCGGTGGAATATGCAGAGATTGGTGATCACGACTAGAAGCGTGGAGTATATGCCTTTTCTACTCTCATTGTTTTGCTTCTGTAACGGTCTTTGTTGGTTTCTATACGCCCTTTTACCTTTTGATCCCTTTGTTGCGGTAAGCATGCCTTCCACTAGTActggttttttttcttttacaaacAACTATATTCGTTATTCGTTATGttaaaaaataagataaaaaacaAAATGTGTGGGACATAAAGAAAGTCTAAAGCTAATTCATACTACTTTCTAAATCGTTTTATTAGAAAAACTGATTGCGTTGTATAAATAGATGCTTAAAGATAAATTACTGATCAACCCGTTTTAACTTGTACTAAAAAATACTCCATTTTAGTTGTTACCGGCCCGATTAACCCTTTTCACTTACCATTATAACCAAATTTCATTATTTTTTTACCAGGTACCTAACGGGATCGGGGCAGTTTTAGGTATTCTGCAACTGATACTTTATGCAACCTTCTATAAATCCACAAAGCGAATGTTGGTGGAAAGAAAAGAGAAAGCGGAAATGGGCCTAGCAGAAATGGGCTCATCCAATATGCACAATGGCAACGAAACtaatatttaaaatattaaagCTTGGGCCTAATGGGCCACAACCCACTTTTCTTGAACTACTACAAAGTGACCATATGGATTATGGCGAGATAACGAGCCTATTATGAGTTACTTTTTTACTATCAATTTTTCACTTTTTCTTTTAGTTAATTAACCATATTtcttaataaatatttttataagttatttGATGTGCTAGATAGTTGATTTATCTACCTAAGGATGTCACATggttagatatatatatattttttttggaaTGGTGACTTTCTAGTATTAGACTACCGTACTTCCCAAATTGAAGAACCTCGTTGTTCCATTCCggccagactatgttgtcttaatcgGGCCCTCGCTGGCTTTAGAGTTTGGCTAGGACGTTCCCCCGGGAAACCATACCTCCAGCTGCCACTTTATAGTCGTTGTGCCACCACAAAGGAGAACTCTCTGACGTAATACACGATGGGACGAAAACCAAGCCTCTTTACCACTATTGTGGTTTTGCTTCCAAATTTAAACTAATTAAAATTTTTAGTCGAGTACTCGAACGTAACACATATGGTTATGGATTGGATGTTTGATAAGTTTTTACATTAAGCTCGTGTGAAATGGAAAAAATACCCAATGAATGTTCACTAAaccttttatttttatatttttagtattAAACATCTATCCAGAACAGATCAAATACGTTTGAGCAAATTGTTAGACTGAAgatgtaaataataaaaaatttggAACTAAAGTGCAATATGATCATACAACTAGGAGTGCTCAAaaaaatccgtatccgaaaacgaatccgaaatatctgaaaatccgtatccgaaatatccgaattttcggattcggatatgaaTTTCAAAAAATTCGGATAATCTaattatccgatatccgaaaactaattttttttataaatatatatagtatatgagcgTTATATTTAATTTGAAATATAGTAAAAATAGTAAATAATCGGATTCGGATGTGGATTTATGAATGTTTTTAGTTTTCAGCGTTGGAAATTTGGAAAATTgaatataagtttagttttaatctatgcataaaacatattcttttttattttttataaatacgGATATCAATATTCACTATCAGAAATTTCCagatatccggttttcggatatccgaaaaccgaataatccgatcttgaacacccctacatACAACACAGACATAGACATGTATTACATCTAATAAAAAGTTGATACATAATTATACTATGTTATACAACTAGTGGGATCCCCTCGCTTTGTGGCGGGTTTTTGGTCGGCATTGGTTTGATTTGTTAAGGTACCGGTGAGAAATAGACGCTCGTCGTAgcaaccgaaaaagataaaaacgAATGCTAGTGCGTATACAAGTTTGTTTTCAACGAAATTTAGACCGGAACGTTGAGACAATCATAGAAGTGCATATCGGTACCGATGTTGTTCAAACATTCGGTTCGTTACGGTAATGAACAAAAAATAAAGGTTATATTGGACACGTTCGATGTTAACAAAATTCTTGTCGAAACGTAGAAACAAGTAAGCACAACACAACAGTTTGTACAAAATTTGTAACGCATTGTATTATATTATTAGAATGACGAAAAGTATACATGGCATATAACAAAAACTAAACGGTGAGATAGCTTTGATAACATATACGTTTGTGCTTTGATTAGTGGTGTATTACTATTCACAAGACGATTTTAAGTAAAATTTATATCAAGACGTAGAAACAAATAAGCATGTCAAAAAGGAATGCCCGAAATTTTATTAAGTATCacatatttaaatttataatagtAAAACAAAATATACTAAAGATTAATTATAATACTAAAATAACAACaataatttattataataaattagACAAAAGAAGAAATTAAACTGATTGccttttcttatatatatataactaggttatcacccgggattgcttcccgggtaGGAAAATTGAATTTTAAAATACTCAAAAGTATATAATTAAAATGAACTTAAATAATGTGACGTATTAGATAAGTTAATCATAAAGTGCATACTTTGTTTTGGAGTATTCTATAAGCATAGAAGTGTCTCGGACTCGTGCCGTAATAATTAAAAACACATGATAATTGCCCCCAATTTACTTAAAGATGCATATTTCCTGTTCAATGACATGAGCAAATGATGTTGGTCCTGTAACAAAATGATAAGTAAGACATAGTTTTAAAAAAGTTTACCAGTTTAATATACATAAAtgcaaaacataaaaaaatatagtGTAGTGTATCTCAAACCTCCATCCTTTAAATGGGAGATAATTTATGTGCACCTACTCATTAAACTCCTCTTTTCATTTTCTTGAGAGTTAGATTCATTTCTAACAGCAAAAGTCCCAGCAAGTTAAGAAACTAATTGTTGAACTTATTCACAAGAAGTTGGCGTTTGCTAGCATCTCCAAAAGTCAAAACATTTCTCAACCACATTTGATGCAAACTTCTATTGACTCATTTGAACAGAATTATTACTGAGTGCTCGTGTGGTTTTTCATGCTCCAATACATGCTGCTCTAAGAAAACTCACCAAAAATAAGCATTTACGCATAACATAATTACAGGTATGGGTTGAAAGGCTCACAACTTGATCATAGAAAGTTATGATGATAAACTTAAAATATTTATTCAAGAATTTTAATTAGTCTTAACTACATACATTGTTATTGTAATTATGATTTACGCATTAGTTACTCAGACAATAACTAAAAAAATCTTGCGGCTCATCCTGACATGGCCCGTCCCATTTCTTGCATCTCAACCTAACATGgattgtttaatattataaacaaAAACCAATGGCACTTACCTAAATCATCATTGAGTGTAGTATGGTTAATGTCGTCTTGAACAATGGAACTATATTTATAGGGAAAAACCAATGAAATTGAGCCTAGATCAACATTAAGTCCCTTGCCATCGACCAACACTCCATCTAGCATATTGAGCTCCTTTCCAGCAATAAGAGATAAAACCATACATTAGATTCCTAGTTTCCTACTAATAtgtattaaaaataaaattaagtaCTAACCAAATGATTTTGAGTGTATCAGTCATCAAGAGTAATCACCATATCCCTATCAGGGGTATTAAACTATAAGGCAGTTGTATAACCTTACACCTGTATATTTTGTATTTGAAGTACATTATTATCCAATAATATAACAATTATAATCCATGTGAATTTGTTAGAGGTAGCCGGATAGGTGTCTCAGACAGGACGGATAGCAAGTCAGAATGGCTCAAGTCAAGTTGGATTAGGATGACAGCTAATTGGTTGACCCGTGTAAAACAACTTTTTCTTCATTTCAGTCTTTTTGGGGGAATATTGAAGCATTAACTTTGATTACAAAGTATCCAACTAAGAAGGGAAAATCTCATATAACGGATTGAAAGCTgaaacttaaatatatatatatatatatatatatatatatatatatatatatatatatatatatatatatatatatatatatgcatcaaAACCTCTTTGAATCGCCTTATGAAGAGTGTTAGATTAGTGTTCATAGGTCGAACCAACCTACAAAATCTGTTTTGACCCtaatttaaaaaagtaaaaaaaagtgtTCACGTACCCTACCCGTTTTGACCCACACAAAAGATTACCCAATTTAAGTTTTCAACCCCCAACCCAACCAGGGATATCATCTTTTAGACTGTATCTTTGCCTCCAACACATAGCATCATAATCTTGGGTAAGAGACTCCTATAAAAACAACTCTATCAGAAACACAACCTGATGcacttatattttttttgtattagTAGACAAAATCGTACCTTTTGAAGAGATTTGTTCTCAGCAATGAAGAACTCGTCATGTGGATCATCAATAAGTCCTTCATACACCCACCTGTGCATGTTATGTTTTACTTCTTAGAGTATAACAATTTAGATGTTCAAATCAATTATCCGTGTACCCTTTTATGtgtttatataaaaaatttcacagaaaagaaaaagaatgtATTGGAGGTTATCACCTTTCTAGTATGCCAAGATAAGCCGAATTTGCAGAGTCTATCATCTGCTCCAGCAATAACCTCACCAAGTAGTTACCAGCCATTAACTTGTCCTGTATAGTGTATACAGATTTAAGATAAAGAAATAATTTGAATAGGTGAAAAAAGTTAAAAAGTTGAGAATTTTACAAAGGTTAAGGACTGCTGAACCAACAAAATTATATGCCGAAGCCTTCTTTATAAGTATTGACGATGCTTGCATTGGTCCCATCATTGGCTTAAAACATAAAAAAGCGATAAAATGTATATAATGAAAATGAGAAGGAAGAAGAGTATAACTTGCACGATTCAATTATACTTTAATGACAGGTCCGCCATATCTTCAGGAATAATGGACAATTAATACTTCGGATAGATCAAAAGATTGGAGCCAAGCTTGATGATTAACACAATACTATCATGTAACGCATCCTACAAAATTAGCACATCAAACACAACTTTTGTCATGAAagctattttatttttaattgcCTGGATAAACCTAACACAGAGAAAACATAATCACAAATAACCCATCATAGGCAAATGGTTGACAATGCTCTAGGAAGCTCTAATACAAACCCTTTTCAATTAAGATTCAATCTCAAACACCACCTGAgaataaaaaccaaaaaaaaagtTTTCAACTTTACACACCGATCTGACATAGATGAACATAAATCATTGAAAATACTTATTTTGAATAAACCTATCTAATCAAGGTTATTTTTCGTTTAAAGATGAGTTTGATATGTTAAAAGCACCAATTTTAATAAAATCGCAAAGAAAGACATAACACAAAATAGATCGATTAACAAAAGAAATAAGATTTAGCAAAGAGATCTTACCTGTGTCGCTGGAAACTACCATCAAAACCCTAGCTTCTGGTCGGAATATCAAAGATTCTGAGCGGAACCCTAATTCAACGAACACTTATGATAAAAACAAATATTCTACCCCTATCAAAACACTTATGATAAAAACAGTGAATTGACATGATTACACATCTAACCTAACCA
This genomic interval carries:
- the LOC110899485 gene encoding bidirectional sugar transporter SWEET4, whose translation is MVSEEVARTSLGVLGNIISITLFLSVVPTFFRIWKKGSVEQYSPIPYLASFFNCGLWVLYGMPFVQPHSLLVATTNGAGVVIEFGYLVIFLMYSDPRKRVRVALIMLLEILVVGGLVLLVLTLVHTTKKRSSIVGSISIAANVFMYASPLSVMRLVITTRSVEYMPFLLSLFCFCNGLCWFLYALLPFDPFVAVPNGIGAVLGILQLILYATFYKSTKRMLVERKEKAEMGLAEMGSSNMHNGNETNI
- the LOC110899484 gene encoding gamma-tubulin complex component 2-like, which gives rise to MAGNYLVRLLLEQMIDSANSAYLGILERWVYEGLIDDPHDEFFIAENKSLQKESLTQDYDAMCWRQRYSLKDDIPGWVGG